One region of Hymenobacter sediminicola genomic DNA includes:
- a CDS encoding polysaccharide biosynthesis C-terminal domain-containing protein: MVLLNLLVKPGWVVVENLVQDRLGHEAFGTFTALFTLATIVASVSDLGTTQLTTKRVAATPEFLTEYFPTLLPLKGGLSALFLVATVSIGWLLGYRGHTLTLLALTGGGLLLAQYTLFLRGVLQAHQRFNTDALLSVLEKFLLLGLVLALVPIGITLNNYVGARSVAIGFTFIVLYGLVTRLYGRVKFRLRWDHARTVLKASLPLAFITLVYGLNERIDMLMLERLVSAQEASYYAAAYRWCDTMMMYLWTVLPLFFAKFAHATARPAEQRDLLWFGQRVVTVPMLLICAFVLFRGEILFWQFGHSTPLEVSRMALCLKILFVSVLVHAFFAIYSTLLTSTNHERPVSWLVAASIALNVGLNLVLLPKLGAVAGAINTLVCAVFVSVGYLWLVQRRTGIAVPWNWLARLGLAFGLLCAVWFGLQTGLRLHWLPESVLAGLAFVVILFLTGILRLSELRLLLEKRGREEQK, encoded by the coding sequence GTGGTGCTGCTCAACCTGCTGGTAAAGCCAGGCTGGGTGGTGGTCGAGAATCTGGTGCAAGACCGGCTGGGGCACGAAGCGTTTGGCACGTTCACAGCCCTCTTCACGCTGGCCACCATCGTGGCATCAGTGTCGGATCTGGGCACCACGCAGCTCACCACCAAGCGCGTGGCCGCCACTCCAGAGTTTCTGACCGAGTATTTCCCCACGCTGCTGCCGCTGAAGGGCGGGCTTTCGGCGCTGTTTCTGGTGGCTACGGTGAGCATTGGGTGGTTGCTGGGCTACCGCGGGCATACGCTCACGCTGCTTGCCCTCACAGGCGGCGGGCTGCTGCTGGCCCAGTACACGCTGTTTCTGCGGGGCGTGCTGCAGGCCCACCAGCGCTTCAATACCGATGCGCTGCTGTCGGTTCTGGAGAAGTTTCTGCTGCTGGGGCTGGTGCTGGCCCTGGTCCCCATTGGCATCACGCTCAACAATTATGTAGGTGCCCGGTCGGTGGCCATTGGCTTCACCTTTATCGTGCTCTACGGCCTCGTGACGCGCCTGTATGGCCGGGTGAAGTTTCGGCTGCGCTGGGACCATGCCCGCACGGTGCTCAAAGCCAGCTTGCCACTGGCTTTCATTACGCTGGTGTATGGCCTGAATGAGCGGATTGATATGCTCATGCTGGAGCGGCTGGTATCGGCGCAGGAAGCCAGCTACTACGCCGCCGCCTACCGCTGGTGCGACACCATGATGATGTACCTCTGGACGGTGCTGCCGCTGTTTTTTGCCAAGTTTGCCCATGCCACTGCCCGCCCCGCCGAGCAGCGCGACCTACTCTGGTTTGGGCAGCGCGTCGTGACGGTGCCCATGCTGCTGATCTGCGCGTTTGTGCTGTTCCGGGGCGAAATTCTGTTCTGGCAGTTTGGGCACAGCACCCCACTGGAAGTGAGCCGTATGGCGCTTTGCCTCAAGATTCTGTTTGTCAGCGTGCTGGTGCATGCCTTCTTTGCCATCTACAGCACCCTGCTCACCAGCACCAACCACGAGCGGCCCGTCAGCTGGCTGGTGGCGGCCAGTATTGCTCTGAACGTGGGCCTAAACCTAGTGCTGCTCCCGAAACTGGGGGCTGTGGCCGGGGCCATCAACACGCTGGTGTGCGCCGTATTTGTGTCGGTGGGGTACTTGTGGCTGGTGCAGCGCCGTACCGGCATTGCGGTGCCCTGGAACTGGCTGGCGCGGCTGGGCTTGGCCTTCGGGCTGCTTTGCGCCGTGTGGTTCGGGCTGCAAACCGGCTTGCGGCTGCACTGGCTGCCCGAGTCGGTTCTGGCGGGTCTGGCTTTCGTCGTCATCCTGTTTCTTACCGGCATCCTGCGCCTGTCCGAGCTGCGCCTGCTACTGGAAAAGAGAGGTAGAGAAGAACAGAAATGA
- a CDS encoding glycosyltransferase family 4 protein — MHIAVNVRFLLPGDQLEGIGRFTYETLKCLVAAHPEHTFHFLFDRAYDARYLFGPNVVPHVLAPPARHPLLWLAWFEGAVALWLRQHKPAVFLSPDGYTTLATSVPRVTVFHDLAFEHFREHTGGLVQRYYRFFTPRFARATQRLVAVSEATRQDLVQTYGIPAARISIAYNAADEHFRPLPDAQQQATRERYAAGKPYFLFVGALQPRKNLPNLLRAFDEFKQRTGAPTKLLIVGRTAWQAGPMFDVYQQMQFRQDVHLTGRVTDDELVQLYAAALATAYVPFFEGFGIPIIEAQACASPVLTSNCSSMPEVAGGAALLADPHSPAAIADALVRLHQEPELRQQLIERGLLNVRRFSWQQSAEVLWESIESVARK, encoded by the coding sequence TTGCACATAGCCGTCAACGTCCGCTTCCTGCTTCCCGGCGACCAGCTCGAAGGCATCGGGCGCTTCACCTACGAAACGCTGAAGTGCCTTGTGGCGGCCCATCCGGAGCACACGTTCCATTTTCTCTTCGACCGCGCCTACGATGCCCGCTACCTGTTTGGCCCGAATGTAGTGCCGCATGTGCTGGCCCCACCGGCCCGGCATCCGCTGCTATGGCTGGCTTGGTTTGAAGGCGCCGTTGCGCTATGGTTGCGCCAGCACAAACCGGCCGTGTTCCTCAGCCCCGATGGCTACACCACGCTGGCTACCAGTGTACCGCGCGTCACGGTTTTCCACGACCTTGCCTTCGAGCACTTCCGGGAGCATACCGGCGGGCTGGTGCAGCGCTACTACCGGTTTTTTACACCGCGCTTTGCCCGCGCCACTCAGCGGCTGGTGGCGGTGTCGGAGGCTACGCGGCAGGATCTGGTGCAGACCTATGGTATTCCTGCCGCCCGCATCAGCATTGCTTATAACGCTGCCGACGAGCATTTTCGGCCGCTGCCGGACGCTCAGCAACAGGCTACGCGTGAGCGGTACGCCGCCGGTAAGCCGTACTTCCTATTCGTGGGGGCGCTGCAGCCGCGTAAGAACCTGCCCAACCTGCTCCGCGCCTTCGACGAGTTCAAGCAGCGCACCGGAGCGCCCACCAAGCTGCTTATTGTGGGGCGTACCGCCTGGCAGGCCGGCCCGATGTTCGACGTGTACCAGCAGATGCAGTTCCGCCAGGACGTGCATCTGACCGGCCGCGTTACGGACGATGAGCTAGTGCAGCTGTATGCCGCCGCCTTAGCCACGGCCTACGTGCCGTTTTTCGAAGGCTTCGGCATTCCCATTATTGAGGCCCAGGCCTGTGCCTCGCCGGTGCTCACCTCCAACTGCAGCTCCATGCCCGAAGTAGCCGGCGGCGCGGCCCTGCTCGCCGATCCGCACAGTCCCGCCGCTATTGCCGACGCGCTGGTCCGGCTGCATCAGGAGCCAGAGCTGCGGCAGCAGCTCATCGAAAGAGGCCTGCTGAATGTTCGGCGCTTTTCGTGGCAGCAAAGCGCCGAGGTGTTGTGGGAGTCCATCGAAAGTGTAGCCAGAAAATAG
- a CDS encoding O-antigen ligase family protein codes for MSFLARLRPQNPDQRLFVAFVGLLLVSGTAALLLRTQLWLALPVAVLGAVVLLVDWRWVYYLLLGMLAFSIEMPLPGGLSMDVPSEPLMLVLLGCFGVSVLLGNSGVSARVWRHPLVIFIGLALLWSVVSTAFSVSTLKSVKYLLAKTWYIVPFVFVTLAVVRKPSDVWRMMAFFAVGVSVTVLYTMARHGGKGFGFNSINWAIQPFYHNHVLYAATAALLVPFALYAARDASSKAARWLWYLVLFIAVSGVMLSYTRASVLSLVVAALYYGIVRLRLTRLTLMAASLAALVTTAYFVRENTYMLYAPEFEKTVFNKGNFEKHLEATYKLQDVSGMERVYRWVAAAHMIADKPLVGSGPATFYPEYKRYTVRSFRTYVSDNVEKSTTHNYFLLQLAEQGVPGFLLFVALIFTALLLVERLYHNARTASHRRIAIAAGLSLVITIFHLLLNELVEVDKIGSIYYVSLALLIRVQLWQQDAANTEQEAAAPPLLP; via the coding sequence ATGAGCTTTCTTGCCCGCCTGCGCCCCCAGAACCCCGACCAGCGCTTGTTTGTGGCGTTTGTGGGCCTGCTGCTGGTAAGCGGCACGGCGGCCCTCCTACTGCGGACGCAGCTGTGGTTGGCGCTACCGGTGGCCGTGCTAGGCGCGGTGGTGCTACTGGTAGACTGGCGCTGGGTGTACTATCTGCTGCTGGGCATGCTGGCCTTTTCAATTGAGATGCCGCTGCCCGGCGGGCTGAGCATGGACGTGCCCTCGGAACCACTGATGCTGGTGCTGCTGGGGTGCTTTGGAGTGAGTGTGCTGCTGGGCAACAGCGGCGTTTCGGCGCGCGTCTGGCGCCATCCGCTGGTGATATTTATTGGTCTGGCGCTACTGTGGTCAGTAGTATCGACGGCGTTTTCGGTGAGTACGCTCAAATCGGTGAAGTATCTGCTGGCCAAAACCTGGTACATCGTGCCCTTTGTGTTCGTGACGCTGGCCGTAGTGCGCAAGCCCTCCGATGTGTGGCGAATGATGGCCTTTTTCGCGGTCGGAGTCAGTGTTACGGTGCTGTACACCATGGCACGGCATGGCGGTAAAGGCTTCGGCTTCAACTCTATTAACTGGGCTATTCAGCCGTTCTATCACAACCACGTGCTGTACGCCGCTACAGCTGCGCTGCTCGTGCCTTTTGCCTTGTATGCAGCCCGCGACGCCTCCTCAAAAGCAGCCCGGTGGCTGTGGTATCTGGTGCTGTTTATTGCCGTGAGCGGCGTAATGCTTTCCTACACCCGCGCCTCGGTACTTTCCCTGGTGGTGGCGGCGCTCTACTACGGTATTGTGCGGCTGCGGCTCACGCGCCTCACGCTGATGGCCGCCAGCCTCGCCGCTCTGGTTACAACAGCCTATTTCGTGCGCGAAAACACCTACATGCTCTACGCGCCGGAGTTTGAGAAAACAGTATTCAACAAAGGAAACTTCGAGAAGCACCTGGAAGCTACCTACAAGCTGCAGGATGTGTCGGGTATGGAGCGGGTGTACCGTTGGGTAGCCGCCGCCCACATGATAGCCGACAAGCCGCTGGTTGGCAGCGGCCCCGCGACATTCTACCCGGAGTACAAGCGCTACACGGTAAGGAGTTTCCGCACCTACGTGAGCGACAACGTAGAGAAATCCACGACCCACAACTACTTCCTGCTGCAGTTGGCCGAGCAAGGTGTGCCGGGCTTTTTGCTGTTCGTGGCACTGATTTTTACGGCGCTGCTGCTCGTGGAGCGGCTTTACCACAATGCCCGCACCGCCAGCCACCGGCGCATTGCCATTGCGGCCGGCCTCTCGCTGGTCATTACCATCTTCCACCTGCTGCTCAACGAGTTGGTTGAGGTAGATAAGATTGGCTCCATCTACTACGTTTCGCTGGCCCTGCTCATTCGAGTGCAGCTCTGGCAGCAGGATGCGGCTAATACGGAACAGGAGGCCGCGGCACCCCCGCTTCTACCCTAA
- a CDS encoding TatD family hydrolase, translating to MHLTDSHAHVYSEQFKTDRDDMLNRAYEAGVRTIVMPNIDHESIDVMLETEARFPQQCHAMMGLHPCHVTKNFEKELYEVEDWLSKRPFAAVGECGIDLYWDKTTLGWQQEALHVQIGLAKKHQLPLVLHTRDAFRETTELVEAGQDGTLRGVYHCFSGTRAEAEEAIRLGFMLGIGGVATFKNGGLDKVLPGLALEHLLLETDCPYLAPVPYRGKRNEPAYLPLIARRVAELLGKDVEEVVEATTQNAQKLFSL from the coding sequence ATGCACCTCACCGACTCCCACGCCCACGTCTATTCCGAGCAGTTTAAGACGGACCGCGACGACATGCTCAACCGCGCTTACGAGGCCGGTGTGCGCACCATTGTCATGCCCAACATCGACCACGAAAGCATCGATGTGATGCTCGAAACGGAGGCCCGCTTCCCGCAGCAGTGCCACGCCATGATGGGCCTGCACCCGTGCCACGTCACCAAAAACTTTGAAAAGGAGTTGTACGAGGTGGAAGACTGGCTCAGCAAGCGGCCCTTCGCGGCGGTAGGAGAGTGCGGCATTGATCTGTACTGGGACAAAACCACTTTGGGCTGGCAGCAGGAGGCGTTGCACGTCCAGATTGGTCTCGCCAAAAAGCACCAGCTGCCCCTCGTGCTGCACACCCGCGACGCCTTTCGCGAAACCACCGAGCTGGTAGAAGCCGGCCAAGACGGCACGCTGCGCGGCGTGTACCACTGCTTTTCCGGTACCCGCGCCGAAGCCGAAGAGGCCATTCGGCTTGGGTTTATGCTCGGCATCGGGGGCGTGGCAACCTTCAAAAACGGTGGCCTCGATAAGGTACTGCCCGGCCTCGCGCTTGAGCATCTGCTGCTCGAAACGGACTGCCCGTATCTGGCTCCCGTGCCGTACCGTGGCAAACGCAACGAGCCCGCCTACCTGCCGCTCATTGCTCGCCGCGTGGCCGAATTGCTGGGTAAAGACGTGGAAGAAGTTGTGGAAGCCACCACCCAAAACGCACAAAAGCTATTCAGCCTGTAG
- a CDS encoding polysaccharide deacetylase family protein yields MRLHRLPEIMQRWLPHTEWRGPVRAGQKPLYLTFDDGPIPEETPFVLEQLARYGAHATFFCVGDNLEKHPDIARQVLAGGHRLANHTFHHVSGWRTPLPQYLADVQRCQQALDALLTQPEARPLLRPPYGRLTRAQAAALHPCHRIIMWDVLTYDYDATYPPQTCLRAALAHTRPGSIVVFHDSQKARQNLRAVLPRYLEACAEQGYSFEVL; encoded by the coding sequence ATGCGTCTTCACCGCCTCCCCGAAATCATGCAGCGCTGGCTGCCGCACACCGAGTGGCGCGGGCCGGTGCGGGCAGGGCAGAAGCCGCTCTACCTCACCTTCGACGACGGCCCCATTCCCGAAGAAACGCCCTTCGTGCTGGAGCAGCTGGCTCGATATGGTGCACACGCTACCTTCTTTTGCGTTGGCGACAACCTGGAAAAACACCCGGATATTGCCCGGCAGGTACTCGCTGGCGGCCACCGCCTCGCTAACCATACCTTCCACCACGTAAGTGGGTGGCGCACCCCGCTACCGCAGTATCTGGCCGACGTGCAACGCTGCCAGCAGGCCCTTGATGCGCTGCTGACGCAGCCCGAGGCCCGCCCGCTGCTGCGTCCGCCCTACGGCCGTCTCACCCGCGCCCAGGCCGCTGCGCTGCATCCCTGCCACCGCATCATCATGTGGGACGTGCTGACCTACGACTACGACGCCACCTATCCGCCCCAGACCTGCCTGCGCGCTGCTCTGGCGCACACCCGCCCCGGCTCCATAGTCGTGTTCCACGATAGCCAAAAGGCCCGCCAGAATCTGCGTGCTGTGCTGCCCCGCTACCTCGAAGCCTGCGCTGAACAAGGATACTCGTTTGAGGTGCTATGA
- a CDS encoding glycosyltransferase, whose protein sequence is MLFLTLFLAGWFLILAVSTLLFALRRGSQPGPLPQPLPRVSILIAARNEETAIARCLHAIRQLEYPAHLLEVLLGDDASTDATAAVATQAMHGFEGAFHILAIRENLGTARGKANVLAHLTRAATTDYFLITDADIAVPRTWVQALLAHAQPGIGTVTGLTLVQGPRLFDRLQGLDWLISLGLVQVVSDLGRPVTAMGNNMLVARAAYQATGGYEALPFSVTEDFELFRATLRHGFGYRILFRPEVLAESLPMPTVGALLHQRRRWTRGVEALPWWLQGGLLYYAGFYPALLALWWLAGPLSAAAVLLAKMLLQGVLAALCFRRAGRRAPLGLLPLFELYTPALTAALAIFRLLPLSFDWKGRRYK, encoded by the coding sequence TTGCTGTTCCTCACGCTCTTTCTTGCCGGCTGGTTTCTGATTCTGGCCGTTTCTACGCTGCTATTTGCTTTGCGGCGGGGCAGTCAGCCCGGCCCGTTGCCCCAGCCGCTGCCTCGCGTGAGTATCCTCATTGCTGCCCGCAACGAAGAAACGGCCATTGCCCGCTGCCTGCACGCCATCCGGCAGCTGGAGTACCCGGCGCATTTGCTCGAAGTGCTGCTCGGCGACGACGCTTCCACCGATGCTACCGCTGCTGTTGCTACCCAGGCTATGCATGGTTTTGAAGGTGCTTTCCATATCCTGGCCATTCGGGAAAACCTCGGTACTGCCCGCGGCAAAGCCAACGTGCTGGCCCACCTTACCCGCGCCGCTACTACTGACTATTTCCTCATCACCGACGCCGATATTGCCGTGCCTCGCACCTGGGTCCAGGCGCTGCTGGCGCACGCCCAGCCCGGCATCGGAACCGTCACGGGACTCACGCTGGTGCAGGGCCCGCGCCTCTTCGACCGGCTCCAGGGGCTCGACTGGCTGATTTCGCTCGGGCTTGTGCAGGTAGTTTCTGATCTGGGCCGGCCCGTTACGGCCATGGGCAACAACATGCTCGTGGCCCGCGCCGCCTACCAGGCCACTGGCGGCTACGAGGCGCTGCCATTCTCCGTCACCGAAGATTTTGAGCTGTTCCGGGCCACGCTGCGCCATGGCTTCGGCTACCGCATCCTGTTTCGGCCCGAAGTGCTGGCTGAGTCGTTGCCGATGCCTACGGTGGGTGCCTTACTCCATCAGCGCCGCCGCTGGACCCGTGGTGTAGAGGCGCTGCCGTGGTGGCTGCAGGGCGGGTTGCTCTACTATGCCGGTTTCTACCCGGCGCTGCTGGCACTGTGGTGGTTAGCTGGCCCACTATCGGCTGCTGCCGTGTTGTTGGCCAAAATGCTGTTGCAGGGTGTGCTGGCAGCCCTTTGCTTCCGCCGCGCCGGCCGCCGCGCGCCTTTGGGGCTGCTGCCTTTGTTCGAGCTGTACACGCCTGCCCTCACCGCTGCTCTTGCCATTTTTCGCCTGCTGCCGCTTTCCTTCGACTGGAAGGGGAGACGATATAAGTGA
- a CDS encoding asparaginase: MPTDPDNLPEATVLVIYTGGTVGMAYNKRGELVPMNFEQIRKKMPELRQLNMQVEVQSLSQPIDSSNVTIADWLRIAALIQGNYARYDGFVVLHGTDTMAYSAAALSFLLENLGKAVVFTGAQVPVGRIRTDARRNLITALEIAAARHPMARTVRVPEVCIFFNDVLIRGNRAKKVESQQYNAFRSENYPPLARAGIELDFDDKQIRLLPAAHLHAHQRLDDRVTILPLFPGITERMVRAQLEAADLRGAIIETYGSGNAPTAPWFLQCLREATDRGVQLLNVSQCEEGRVMQGRYETSAYLTDLGVLGGDDITREAAITKLMFVLGLERSAAETRRLLTHDLRGEITIV, encoded by the coding sequence TTGCCTACCGACCCCGACAACCTCCCCGAAGCCACCGTCCTCGTCATCTATACCGGCGGTACCGTCGGTATGGCCTACAACAAGCGCGGCGAGCTGGTCCCGATGAACTTCGAGCAGATCCGCAAGAAGATGCCAGAGCTGCGTCAGCTGAACATGCAGGTGGAAGTGCAGAGCCTCAGTCAGCCTATTGACTCCAGCAACGTCACCATTGCGGACTGGCTGCGCATCGCGGCCCTCATCCAGGGAAACTACGCCCGCTATGACGGTTTCGTGGTGCTGCATGGCACCGATACCATGGCCTATTCGGCGGCGGCGCTGAGCTTTCTGCTGGAAAACCTGGGCAAGGCGGTGGTGTTTACCGGCGCGCAGGTGCCCGTGGGCCGCATCCGCACCGATGCCCGCCGCAACCTCATTACGGCTCTCGAAATAGCGGCTGCCCGCCATCCGATGGCCCGTACCGTGCGCGTGCCGGAGGTGTGCATCTTCTTCAACGACGTGCTGATCCGGGGCAACCGGGCCAAGAAGGTGGAAAGCCAGCAGTATAATGCCTTCCGCTCCGAAAACTACCCGCCGCTGGCCCGTGCCGGTATCGAGCTGGATTTCGACGACAAGCAGATTCGGCTGCTGCCCGCCGCTCACCTGCACGCCCACCAGCGCCTCGACGACCGGGTGACGATCCTGCCGCTCTTTCCTGGCATCACGGAGCGGATGGTGCGCGCCCAACTGGAAGCTGCTGACCTGCGCGGTGCCATCATCGAAACCTACGGCTCAGGCAATGCGCCCACGGCGCCATGGTTTCTGCAGTGCCTGCGCGAAGCTACCGACCGGGGCGTGCAGCTCCTGAATGTCAGCCAGTGCGAAGAAGGCCGCGTGATGCAGGGCCGCTACGAAACCAGCGCCTACCTCACCGACCTGGGCGTGCTCGGCGGCGACGACATCACCCGCGAAGCGGCCATCACCAAGCTCATGTTTGTGCTGGGGCTGGAGCGCTCTGCTGCCGAAACCCGCCGCCTGCTCACCCACGACTTACGCGGCGAAATCACCATCGTCTGA